One genomic segment of Deltaproteobacteria bacterium includes these proteins:
- a CDS encoding EVE domain-containing protein → MSPCKYWLMKSEPSVYGIADLERDGQAGWEGVRNYQARNFMRDEMKLGDLVLFYHSNSKPSGVAGLAKVVREAYPDAAALDRKSEYFDPKATADDPRWVQVDLGFVERFDEVLPLEALKDDPKLAEMLVVQRGQRLSIQPVTAPHFRRVLKLAGASTRL, encoded by the coding sequence ATGAGCCCCTGCAAGTACTGGCTGATGAAGAGCGAGCCCTCGGTCTACGGCATCGCCGATCTCGAGAGAGATGGGCAGGCCGGCTGGGAGGGCGTGCGCAACTACCAGGCCCGCAACTTCATGCGGGACGAGATGAAGCTGGGCGACCTGGTCCTCTTCTACCACTCCAACAGCAAGCCCAGCGGCGTCGCGGGCCTGGCGAAGGTGGTGCGGGAGGCCTACCCCGACGCGGCGGCCCTCGATCGGAAGAGCGAGTACTTCGATCCGAAGGCCACCGCGGACGATCCCCGCTGGGTGCAGGTCGACCTGGGCTTCGTCGAGCGCTTCGACGAGGTCCTCCCCCTCGAGGCCCTCAAGGACGACCCGAAGCTGGCCGAGATGCTGGTCGTCCAGCGCGGCCAGCGCCTCTCGATCCAGCCCGTGACGGCGCCGCACTTTCGCCGGGTGCTGAAGCTCGCTGGCGCCAGCACCCGGCTCTAG
- a CDS encoding carboxypeptidase-like regulatory domain-containing protein, producing MKMRWTIPTLCLALLLPACGEWRTDLFEDGEADVRGWLVGSYRAESAWVGVMGAPETFVRVEADGSFALEDLPTGTFDLVASDGEGSAAVLEGFELYNRRDREDVEVPMEAGVRVDGQVLLSDGNVLWAQIRLPGFPAEMIFGEAEVTEEDGRFELRGLPWLPLDVELSHPGYGSSRHRITGEGPGDRLSLTVTLGPAPTGTGASCEPCQDASDCASGLCIEGESGGGSGGGGTCALLCFDDLDCPGAYTCSSLEGSLARICRPKDASCPALRATVEHRNCGSDEACGEGGLCLDGFCTLECSDDLDCPGGGSCRPHSSEPVDICE from the coding sequence ATGAAGATGCGCTGGACGATCCCGACCCTCTGCCTGGCCCTCCTGCTGCCCGCCTGCGGCGAGTGGCGGACCGACCTCTTCGAGGACGGTGAGGCCGACGTTCGCGGCTGGCTGGTCGGCTCCTACCGCGCCGAGTCGGCCTGGGTGGGAGTGATGGGCGCCCCCGAGACCTTCGTCCGGGTCGAGGCGGACGGCTCCTTCGCGCTGGAGGACCTGCCCACCGGCACCTTCGATCTCGTGGCCTCCGATGGCGAGGGCTCTGCGGCGGTGCTCGAGGGCTTCGAGCTCTACAACCGCCGGGACCGCGAGGACGTCGAGGTCCCGATGGAGGCCGGCGTCCGCGTCGACGGCCAGGTGCTGCTCTCGGACGGCAACGTCCTCTGGGCGCAGATCCGCCTCCCGGGCTTCCCCGCGGAGATGATCTTCGGCGAGGCCGAGGTGACCGAGGAGGACGGGCGCTTCGAGCTGCGGGGGCTGCCCTGGCTGCCCCTCGACGTGGAGCTCTCCCACCCGGGCTATGGCAGCAGCCGCCACCGGATCACCGGTGAGGGCCCCGGTGATCGGCTGAGCCTGACGGTCACCCTCGGGCCGGCCCCCACCGGCACGGGCGCCTCCTGCGAGCCCTGCCAGGATGCCTCGGACTGTGCCTCGGGCCTCTGCATCGAGGGGGAGAGCGGTGGTGGCAGCGGCGGTGGTGGCACCTGCGCCCTCCTCTGCTTCGACGACCTCGACTGCCCCGGCGCCTACACCTGCTCGAGCCTCGAGGGGAGCCTGGCCCGGATCTGTCGGCCCAAGGACGCCTCCTGCCCGGCGCTGCGCGCCACCGTCGAGCACCGCAACTGCGGCAGCGACGAGGCCTGCGGTGAGGGCGGCCTCTGCCTCGACGGGTTCTGCACCCTCGAGTGCTCCGACGACCTCGACTGCCCGGGGGGCGGCAGCTGCCGCCCCCACAGCAGCGAGCCCGTCGATATCTGCGAGTAG
- a CDS encoding caspase family protein has protein sequence MKLRPQTSPALTLAALLGGALLLLSCGHAGVREKGGKGAVVHLAGLSPEVVDRQLAPRKVALLVGIDTYSDPFWTPLRYAAKDARDLGAVLSDPARGGFDEVRVLTGPEETSRAALLEAVRSLAALAPRPTDTVVVYLSGHGTLAPSPTGALDRVLVTTTTDPQDLRGTGLLVDDLLAAYEGLPSRRKALILATCHSGGGKSLLTPQMEATLARLKGPSALETVSRASLVLSAADLGQPAREDDGLQHDVYTHFLIEALTAGADANGDGAVSATEAHDHARRQTYDYTQGKQIPSVESTIIGADPVLLAGHLTGPGLPVVYSYAPGLSGYSLKVNGRTKGTLPGQVVLGEGAHALELTREGQPTLDLGRVRLGPGDRLAADQLLLAREPGWRTGLGAGATALTGRDLARETLRPVPRLGLFLERRRFLSPSLALRLDLAVGYTEQTAFPAGVEQRQTVRFLTAGGALLWSLERGPLRLQLGPHLNLASLSRTFYLSDLVERQSLTTLLPGGHAGVVLRLRGWEVGLEGQLHYLPFVLDGEVHSTSMGVAALTLGRSF, from the coding sequence TTGAAGCTGCGACCCCAGACGAGCCCCGCGCTCACCCTCGCCGCCCTCCTCGGCGGCGCCCTGCTGCTCCTCTCCTGCGGCCACGCCGGCGTGCGGGAGAAGGGCGGCAAGGGGGCGGTGGTCCACCTGGCCGGCCTCTCCCCCGAGGTCGTGGACCGACAGCTCGCCCCCCGGAAGGTCGCCCTCCTGGTCGGCATCGACACCTACTCCGATCCCTTCTGGACGCCCCTGCGCTACGCCGCGAAGGACGCCCGGGACCTCGGCGCGGTCCTCTCCGATCCCGCCCGGGGAGGCTTCGACGAGGTCCGGGTCCTCACCGGCCCCGAGGAGACGAGCCGCGCCGCCCTGCTCGAGGCCGTGCGCTCGCTGGCCGCGCTCGCCCCCCGCCCGACCGACACGGTGGTGGTCTACCTCTCGGGGCACGGCACGCTGGCCCCCTCCCCCACCGGCGCCCTCGACCGGGTGCTGGTCACCACCACCACCGACCCCCAGGACCTGCGCGGGACGGGGCTGCTGGTGGACGACCTCCTCGCGGCCTACGAGGGGCTGCCCTCCCGGCGCAAGGCGCTGATCCTGGCCACCTGCCACAGCGGCGGCGGAAAGAGCCTGCTCACGCCGCAGATGGAGGCCACCCTGGCCCGCCTCAAGGGCCCCTCCGCCCTCGAGACGGTCAGCCGGGCCTCCCTCGTGCTCTCGGCCGCCGACCTCGGTCAGCCCGCCCGCGAGGACGACGGCCTGCAGCACGACGTCTACACCCACTTCCTGATCGAGGCGCTGACCGCCGGCGCCGACGCCAACGGAGACGGCGCCGTCAGCGCCACCGAGGCCCACGATCACGCTCGCCGCCAGACCTACGACTACACGCAGGGCAAGCAGATCCCCTCGGTGGAGAGCACGATCATCGGCGCCGATCCGGTGCTCCTCGCCGGTCACCTCACGGGCCCCGGCCTGCCGGTGGTCTACTCCTATGCCCCGGGCCTCTCGGGCTACTCGCTCAAGGTGAACGGCCGGACGAAGGGCACCCTGCCCGGCCAGGTCGTCCTCGGCGAGGGCGCCCACGCCCTCGAGCTCACCCGCGAGGGCCAGCCCACCCTCGACCTGGGCAGGGTCCGGCTGGGGCCGGGCGATCGCCTGGCCGCCGATCAGCTCCTCCTGGCCCGCGAGCCCGGCTGGCGCACGGGGCTCGGCGCCGGAGCCACCGCCCTCACCGGGCGGGACCTGGCCCGGGAGACCCTCCGCCCGGTGCCGCGCCTGGGGCTCTTCCTCGAGCGCAGGCGCTTCCTCTCGCCCTCGCTCGCCCTGCGCCTGGACCTCGCGGTCGGCTACACCGAGCAGACCGCCTTCCCGGCGGGGGTCGAGCAGCGCCAGACGGTGCGCTTCCTGACCGCCGGCGGCGCCCTGCTCTGGAGCCTCGAGCGCGGCCCGCTGCGCCTCCAGCTCGGACCGCACCTCAACCTGGCCAGCCTGAGCCGCACCTTCTACCTCTCGGACCTGGTGGAGCGGCAGAGCCTCACCACCCTGCTCCCCGGCGGCCACGCCGGGGTCGTGCTGCGCCTGCGCGGCTGGGAGGTGGGCCTCGAGGGCCAGCTCCACTACCTGCCCTTCGTCCTCGACGGCGAGGTCCACAGCACCTCGATGGGTGTGGCCGCTCTCACTCTCGGGAGGTCCTTCTAG
- a CDS encoding sigma-70 family RNA polymerase sigma factor yields MKDDAALVSEALAGSSPAWREIHARHGGVVLRVCQGFGTLSEAEVQDTVQDTFIRAHQRLGELRDPSRLRPWLLSIARSRALGRLARRASERRALAAFAADPAAGIRAPRADAREVERQTRIELVRELIDALPEGEARTTIELFYLEGELSAREIAERLGVGKSTVTMRLERFRARIKRRLAARLLSLEEA; encoded by the coding sequence ATGAAGGACGACGCAGCGCTGGTGAGTGAGGCGCTTGCCGGGAGCTCCCCGGCATGGCGGGAGATCCATGCCCGCCACGGGGGGGTCGTGCTGCGGGTCTGTCAGGGCTTCGGAACGCTGTCGGAGGCCGAAGTGCAAGACACCGTCCAGGACACCTTCATCCGGGCCCACCAGCGGCTCGGCGAGCTGCGGGACCCCTCCCGCCTGCGGCCCTGGCTCCTCTCCATCGCGCGCTCCCGCGCCCTCGGCCGCCTCGCCCGCCGCGCGAGCGAGCGCCGGGCCCTGGCCGCCTTCGCCGCCGATCCCGCGGCGGGGATCCGCGCCCCCCGCGCGGACGCCCGGGAGGTGGAGCGCCAGACCCGCATCGAGCTCGTCCGGGAGCTCATCGACGCCCTCCCCGAGGGGGAGGCCCGCACGACGATCGAGCTCTTCTACCTGGAGGGAGAGCTCTCGGCCCGGGAGATCGCCGAGCGGCTCGGCGTGGGCAAGAGCACGGTCACCATGCGCCTCGAGCGCTTCCGCGCCCGCATCAAGCGCCGCCTGGCGGCGCGGCTCCTTTCCCTGGAGGAAGCATGA
- a CDS encoding YceI family protein, translating to MSTRTHRPPEARCEINTFKEGLLSRVAHDLAIAVERFEVTIGPEGELEASFAADSLKTLHALKKGAPAPKALSAKDLRTIDASIRDEVLGSGRMPTITYRGRVEEAGETARIDGTLSLHGVERRLRLEARRAGDRWEAEVELNQPDYGIRPFTALMGSLKIKPEVRIKISLPA from the coding sequence ATGAGCACGCGCACCCACCGTCCTCCCGAGGCTCGCTGCGAGATCAACACCTTCAAGGAGGGGCTGCTCTCCCGGGTGGCCCACGATCTGGCCATCGCGGTCGAGCGCTTCGAGGTCACCATCGGCCCCGAGGGTGAGCTCGAGGCGAGCTTCGCCGCCGACTCCCTGAAGACCCTGCACGCCCTGAAGAAGGGCGCCCCGGCGCCGAAGGCTCTCTCGGCGAAGGACCTGCGGACCATCGACGCGTCGATAAGGGACGAGGTGCTCGGGAGCGGCAGGATGCCCACCATCACCTACCGGGGGAGGGTGGAGGAGGCCGGGGAGACCGCCCGGATCGACGGGACCCTCTCCCTCCACGGGGTCGAGCGCCGCCTCCGGCTGGAGGCCCGCCGCGCCGGAGACCGCTGGGAGGCCGAGGTCGAGCTGAACCAGCCCGACTACGGCATCCGCCCCTTCACCGCCCTGATGGGGAGCCTGAAGATCAAGCCCGAGGTGCGGATCAAGATCTCGCTGCCTGCTTAG
- a CDS encoding cytochrome c3 family protein, giving the protein MRPTPLALVLSATLAFLGCYGEGKRGDEMPRFPDHKEIGSTTHSAANADPSSADIDEFAVQAKAPPISEGYFPCSDCHADMETNRERRELEDEHDSVVLKHGTRERWCFDCHDPDNRDELRLASGTKIPFEKSYRLCGQCHGPKLRDWRAGVHGKRTGKWNGEKEYLLCVHCHNPHAPLFAPLVPKRRPRAPHEITFSKD; this is encoded by the coding sequence ATGAGACCTACTCCACTGGCCCTGGTGCTCTCGGCCACGCTCGCCTTCCTGGGCTGCTATGGCGAGGGGAAGCGCGGTGACGAAATGCCTCGCTTCCCTGATCACAAGGAGATCGGCAGCACCACCCATAGCGCAGCAAACGCCGACCCCAGCTCTGCAGATATCGACGAGTTCGCGGTCCAGGCCAAGGCGCCGCCCATCTCCGAGGGCTACTTCCCCTGCTCCGACTGCCACGCAGACATGGAGACCAACCGGGAGCGGCGGGAGCTCGAGGACGAGCACGACTCGGTGGTGCTGAAGCACGGCACCCGTGAGCGCTGGTGCTTCGACTGCCACGATCCGGACAACCGGGACGAGCTCCGGCTGGCGAGCGGCACGAAGATCCCCTTCGAGAAGTCCTACCGGCTCTGCGGCCAGTGCCACGGCCCCAAGCTCCGCGACTGGCGGGCCGGGGTGCACGGCAAGCGGACCGGGAAGTGGAACGGCGAGAAGGAGTATTTGCTCTGCGTCCACTGCCACAACCCGCACGCACCCCTCTTCGCCCCGCTCGTTCCGAAGCGGCGACCTCGCGCGCCTCACGAGATCACCTTCAGCAAGGACTAG
- a CDS encoding 4Fe-4S dicluster domain-containing protein, giving the protein MTDTKKSRHYESSLPMVSRRNFVKSGVLGGVAAYLAACDTNTQEEFFAKRFTELTPEALKERIAWLEKHYEKTYGEAFKVGTEGPIPDVLFGYALDLSRCVGCRRCAYACVSENNLSRDPQVHYIRVLEQPKGTGLDLHLANPYYERDHVPEEGHVYLPVACQQCENSPCERVCPVGATWKEPDGVIVVDYDWCIGCRYCMASCPYGARKFNWGAPKMTTGDSLAVKVLSAKPKGEGRFEVIVEEALDAPERLQPPHIMPTVVKRPFLDAKGNRFMTETLPVADTNPAARSTTRYRFEVVAKEAPATSSKDDEYGYFLDAVNPDTHYLGNRPRKKGVVEKCHFCLQRTRNGEYPACAEICPVGSRKFGNLLDPDSEIRYVLANKRVFVLKEELNTRPKFFYFFGV; this is encoded by the coding sequence ATGACCGACACCAAGAAGAGTCGCCACTACGAGTCGTCGCTGCCGATGGTGAGCCGCCGGAACTTCGTGAAGTCCGGTGTCCTCGGAGGCGTCGCCGCCTACCTGGCGGCCTGTGACACCAACACTCAGGAAGAGTTCTTCGCCAAGCGCTTCACCGAGCTGACCCCCGAGGCGCTGAAGGAGCGGATCGCCTGGCTGGAGAAGCACTACGAGAAGACCTACGGTGAGGCGTTCAAGGTCGGCACCGAGGGGCCCATCCCCGACGTGCTCTTCGGCTACGCGCTCGACCTCTCCCGCTGCGTGGGCTGCCGCCGCTGCGCCTACGCCTGCGTCTCGGAGAACAACCTGTCGCGCGATCCCCAGGTGCACTACATCCGGGTGCTCGAGCAGCCCAAGGGGACGGGCCTCGACCTGCACCTCGCCAACCCCTACTACGAGCGCGATCATGTGCCCGAGGAGGGCCACGTCTACCTGCCGGTGGCCTGCCAGCAGTGTGAGAACTCGCCCTGCGAGCGGGTCTGCCCGGTCGGCGCCACCTGGAAGGAGCCCGACGGCGTCATCGTCGTCGACTACGACTGGTGCATCGGCTGCCGCTACTGCATGGCCTCCTGCCCTTACGGTGCGCGGAAGTTCAACTGGGGTGCGCCGAAGATGACCACCGGCGACTCGCTCGCGGTGAAGGTCCTCTCGGCCAAGCCCAAGGGCGAGGGCCGCTTCGAGGTCATCGTCGAGGAGGCCCTCGACGCCCCGGAGAGGCTGCAGCCGCCGCACATCATGCCGACGGTGGTCAAGCGCCCCTTCCTGGACGCCAAGGGCAACCGCTTCATGACCGAGACCCTTCCGGTCGCCGACACGAACCCGGCGGCGCGCTCGACCACCCGCTACCGCTTCGAGGTCGTCGCCAAGGAGGCTCCGGCGACGAGCTCGAAGGACGACGAGTACGGCTACTTCCTCGACGCGGTGAACCCCGACACCCACTACCTGGGCAACCGGCCCCGGAAGAAGGGCGTGGTCGAGAAGTGCCACTTCTGCCTTCAGCGCACGCGAAACGGCGAGTATCCGGCCTGCGCCGAGATCTGCCCGGTGGGCTCGCGGAAGTTCGGCAACCTGCTCGATCCCGACAGTGAGATCCGCTACGTGCTCGCCAACAAGCGCGTCTTCGTTCTCAAGGAAGAGCTGAACACCCGCCCGAAGTTCTTCTACTTCTTCGGCGTCTAG
- the nrfD gene encoding polysulfide reductase NrfD, giving the protein MATMVLFVLIGASAYFGQVTDGLIRTGMRDQVSWGFYIGNFTFLVGVAAAAVVLVIPAYIYDWKPIKEIVLIGELLAISAIIMCIAFVMVDVGRPERTWHFLLPNFPRSLLAWDVLVLNGYLAINALVAFHIMYRGYFGKPYNKKWVLPLVLLSVPAAVSIHTVTAFLYSGLAARSYWNTAILAPRFLTSAFCSGPAIILILLQILRRYWKFDIKDEALHKIAELMAYAMFINLFLLGAEIYREYYSDTHHLIHHEYLFSGLHGHMSPVAPYAWASVIASTVAFLLFLIPKTRKNFLTLNIGAVLIYFGVYVEKGIALVIPGFTPSMLGEVYEYAPSFTELQVAMGVFGVGAIVFTALLKTALPVLRPEDAVGPAAEAAAEASA; this is encoded by the coding sequence ATGGCCACCATGGTCCTCTTCGTCCTCATCGGCGCCAGCGCCTACTTCGGCCAGGTGACCGACGGCCTGATCCGCACCGGGATGCGGGACCAGGTCTCCTGGGGCTTCTACATCGGCAACTTCACCTTCCTCGTCGGCGTGGCCGCGGCGGCCGTCGTGCTGGTCATCCCCGCCTACATCTACGACTGGAAGCCCATCAAGGAGATCGTCCTCATCGGCGAGCTCCTGGCGATCAGCGCCATCATCATGTGCATCGCCTTCGTGATGGTGGACGTGGGTCGCCCGGAGCGGACCTGGCACTTCCTGCTGCCGAACTTCCCGCGCTCTCTGCTGGCCTGGGACGTCCTCGTGCTCAACGGCTACCTGGCCATCAACGCCCTGGTCGCCTTCCACATCATGTACCGGGGCTACTTCGGCAAGCCGTACAACAAGAAGTGGGTCCTCCCGCTGGTGCTCCTCTCCGTGCCCGCCGCGGTGAGCATCCACACGGTGACCGCCTTCCTCTACAGCGGCCTCGCGGCCCGCTCCTACTGGAACACGGCCATCCTCGCCCCCCGCTTCCTGACCTCGGCCTTCTGCTCGGGTCCGGCCATCATCCTCATCCTCCTGCAGATCCTCCGGAGGTACTGGAAGTTCGACATCAAGGACGAGGCGCTCCACAAGATCGCGGAGCTGATGGCCTACGCGATGTTCATCAACCTCTTCCTGCTCGGCGCCGAGATCTACCGGGAGTACTACTCGGACACCCACCACCTGATTCACCACGAGTACCTCTTCAGCGGGCTGCACGGACACATGTCGCCCGTTGCGCCCTACGCATGGGCCTCGGTGATAGCCAGCACGGTGGCCTTCCTGCTCTTCCTGATACCGAAGACCCGCAAGAACTTCCTGACCCTGAACATCGGCGCGGTGCTCATCTACTTCGGGGTCTACGTGGAGAAGGGCATCGCCCTGGTCATCCCGGGCTTCACCCCCTCGATGCTCGGCGAGGTCTACGAGTACGCGCCCTCGTTCACCGAGCTGCAGGTCGCGATGGGCGTCTTCGGCGTCGGGGCCATCGTCTTCACCGCTCTGCTGAAGACGGCCCTGCCGGTGCTCCGCCCGGAGGATGCGGTGGGTCCGGCCGCCGAGGCCGCAGCAGAGGCGAGCGCCTAG
- a CDS encoding GMC family oxidoreductase: MAETPPAGLRPGAIFDCSRGSPGERLTFEYVVVGSGAGGATAAWDLAAAGKEVLLLEAGADRIGSALTQRDGEMYDQMYAERGGRSTVDLSISVLQGKGLGGGTIINACDVVPASDEVLGLWAKTYGLGELAPEKVAPFAARALADLSASRIPEAALNRANQLLKAGTEAMGWQGEPMMHNRVDCVDLGTCLIGCPADAKSNTRFVAVPGALSHGAAVAVRARVERIEEGGVEQKRLVVSRLDALGREVLGTFEVRASRLILACNPVDTVALLRRSGLGNERVGRHLSLQPQLPFMALFEEEVRAFEGIPQAYAVTEFERFVPGAGLGGFRIEAIMGTPGIVASLVPFVGHEHKEMMTLYPRIAASLLLIPDAPVGEVRVEASGRPRVHYELTDDVRARMREAAKAAAEIYFAAGATRIIVPTMRPVVIERGASLEPLARMELPPAGAPLLSAHQQGGVRMGADAASSAATPEGEVRGTRGIHVLDSSGFPTSVSTHTMTGIIALSHLQTARMV, encoded by the coding sequence ATGGCTGAGACCCCACCGGCGGGCCTGCGCCCGGGCGCCATCTTCGACTGCAGCCGGGGGTCTCCCGGGGAGCGGCTCACCTTCGAGTACGTCGTGGTGGGCTCCGGGGCCGGCGGGGCGACCGCCGCCTGGGACCTGGCCGCCGCCGGCAAGGAGGTACTCCTCCTGGAGGCCGGCGCCGACCGGATCGGGTCGGCGCTCACCCAGCGCGACGGCGAGATGTACGACCAGATGTACGCCGAGCGGGGAGGGCGCAGCACCGTCGACCTCTCCATCTCGGTGCTCCAGGGCAAGGGCCTCGGGGGCGGCACCATCATCAACGCCTGCGACGTGGTGCCGGCCTCCGACGAGGTGCTGGGGCTCTGGGCGAAGACCTACGGCCTGGGCGAGCTGGCGCCGGAGAAGGTCGCCCCCTTCGCTGCCCGGGCCCTCGCGGACCTCTCGGCCTCGCGGATCCCCGAGGCGGCCCTCAACCGGGCCAACCAGCTCCTGAAGGCGGGCACCGAGGCGATGGGCTGGCAGGGCGAGCCCATGATGCACAACCGGGTGGACTGCGTGGACCTGGGCACCTGCCTCATCGGCTGCCCGGCCGACGCCAAGAGCAACACCCGCTTCGTCGCCGTCCCCGGCGCCCTCTCCCACGGCGCGGCGGTCGCGGTGCGGGCGCGGGTCGAGCGGATCGAGGAGGGCGGCGTCGAGCAGAAGCGCCTCGTCGTCTCCCGCCTCGACGCCCTGGGGCGCGAGGTCCTCGGCACCTTCGAGGTCCGGGCGAGCCGCCTGATCCTGGCCTGCAACCCGGTGGACACCGTGGCCCTCCTGCGGCGCTCGGGCCTGGGGAACGAGCGGGTGGGGCGCCACCTCTCCCTCCAGCCCCAGCTACCCTTCATGGCCCTCTTCGAGGAGGAGGTCCGGGCCTTCGAGGGCATCCCCCAGGCCTACGCCGTCACCGAGTTCGAGCGCTTCGTGCCGGGCGCCGGCCTCGGCGGCTTCCGCATCGAGGCCATCATGGGCACCCCGGGGATCGTCGCCTCCCTCGTCCCCTTCGTCGGGCACGAGCACAAGGAGATGATGACCCTCTACCCGCGGATCGCGGCCTCCCTCCTCCTCATCCCCGACGCCCCGGTGGGTGAGGTGCGGGTCGAGGCGAGCGGCCGGCCGCGGGTGCACTACGAGCTCACGGACGACGTACGCGCACGGATGCGGGAGGCGGCGAAGGCCGCCGCCGAGATCTACTTCGCCGCGGGCGCGACGCGGATCATCGTCCCCACCATGCGCCCGGTGGTCATCGAGCGGGGGGCCTCCCTCGAGCCCCTCGCCCGGATGGAGCTGCCGCCCGCCGGCGCGCCCCTGCTCTCGGCCCACCAGCAGGGCGGGGTGCGGATGGGCGCGGACGCCGCGAGCAGCGCCGCGACCCCGGAGGGCGAGGTGCGGGGGACGCGCGGGATCCACGTGCTGGACTCCTCGGGCTTCCCCACCTCGGTCTCGACCCACACGATGACCGGGATCATCGCGCTCTCCCACCTCCAGACCGCGCGGATGGTCTGA
- a CDS encoding endo alpha-1,4 polygalactosaminidase, protein MSHSTPQLALGLALTLTLAACGDPSPETSELPLDVPPLSGGSWSRPAADTTWQWQLSGPLALGYEVDLYDVDLFDAPDADLEALRAQGRTIICYFSAGSSESWRPDFEQIPDEAIGRKLSGWSGERWLDVRRRDVFDLMVARLDLAASRGCDGVEPDNVDGHTNGTGFGLTADDLLAYNRNLANAAHERGLAVGLKNDGGQAADLVDYYDFALNEQCHEYDECREYSVFLGAGKPVLNAEYPGSESQAQAARSEICAAATLAGTRTLILPLELDDTFRFECP, encoded by the coding sequence ATGTCCCACAGCACACCCCAGCTCGCGCTCGGACTGGCCCTGACCCTGACGCTCGCCGCCTGCGGGGATCCCAGCCCGGAGACCAGCGAGCTTCCCCTCGACGTCCCGCCCCTCAGCGGTGGCAGCTGGAGCCGCCCGGCGGCGGACACCACCTGGCAGTGGCAGCTCTCCGGGCCGCTCGCGCTGGGCTACGAGGTCGACCTCTACGACGTCGACCTCTTCGACGCCCCCGACGCCGACCTCGAGGCCCTCCGGGCCCAGGGCCGCACGATCATCTGCTACTTCAGCGCCGGGTCGAGCGAGTCCTGGCGGCCCGACTTCGAGCAGATCCCCGACGAGGCCATCGGCCGCAAGCTCTCGGGCTGGAGCGGCGAGCGCTGGCTGGACGTCCGGCGGCGCGACGTCTTCGACCTGATGGTCGCCCGCCTCGACCTCGCGGCCTCGCGCGGCTGCGACGGGGTGGAGCCCGACAACGTGGACGGGCACACCAACGGCACGGGCTTCGGGCTGACGGCCGACGATCTGCTCGCCTACAACCGCAACCTCGCCAACGCGGCGCACGAGCGCGGGCTCGCCGTGGGGCTGAAGAACGACGGCGGCCAGGCGGCTGACCTCGTGGACTACTACGACTTCGCCCTCAACGAGCAGTGCCACGAGTACGACGAGTGCCGCGAGTACTCGGTCTTCCTCGGCGCCGGAAAGCCGGTGCTCAACGCCGAGTACCCGGGCAGCGAGAGCCAGGCGCAGGCGGCCCGGAGCGAGATCTGCGCGGCGGCCACCCTGGCCGGCACCCGCACCCTGATCCTGCCCCTGGAGCTCGACGACACCTTCCGCTTCGAGTGCCCGTAG
- a CDS encoding glycine/sarcosine/betaine reductase selenoprotein B family protein, giving the protein MGLGAKFFTWSFVHAPWFAQYWADKRGVSRGEAPFAALQKPLSELKIGLVTTGGVHHPEDEPFRRQEESPHGDGTWRRLDLPRLQDAYEITHDWYETGDAKQDLNLVLPYERLTELAAEGIIGSVHPVGVGIMGHVEEAEERRLELVSAPEVAGLMQAEAVDAVLLVPA; this is encoded by the coding sequence ATGGGTCTCGGAGCAAAATTCTTCACCTGGTCCTTCGTCCACGCGCCCTGGTTCGCCCAGTACTGGGCCGACAAGCGCGGCGTCAGCCGCGGAGAGGCGCCCTTCGCTGCCCTGCAGAAACCGCTCTCCGAGCTCAAGATCGGCCTGGTCACCACCGGGGGGGTTCACCACCCGGAGGACGAGCCCTTCCGCCGGCAGGAGGAGAGCCCCCACGGGGACGGCACCTGGCGCCGGCTCGACCTGCCCCGGCTGCAGGACGCCTACGAGATCACCCACGACTGGTACGAGACCGGCGACGCGAAGCAGGACCTGAACCTGGTCCTGCCCTACGAGCGGCTGACCGAGCTGGCCGCCGAGGGGATCATCGGCTCGGTCCACCCGGTGGGCGTCGGCATCATGGGGCACGTGGAGGAGGCCGAGGAGCGGCGCCTCGAGCTCGTCTCGGCTCCGGAGGTGGCCGGCCTGATGCAGGCCGAGGCGGTCGACGCCGTCCTGCTGGTGCCTGCCTGA